TTGAAGGTACCAAACAAAGCCACACGGGCAGCAATGGACGAAGACCGGACCAAACTGCCTTCATTCGATTCGGTGGATGATTTGATGGCCGATCTCAATTCGTAATGCGCACGCTGCGCCGAACCAGCCGATTCAAAAAGGATTTCAAACGCGCCAAACGGGCAGGCAAACCATTGGCAATTTTGGAGGAAACTCTGCGTTTGCTGCAACAGGGCAAGCCATTGCCCGCCGCCCGGCGAGACCATGCGTTGATGGGGAACCT
This sequence is a window from Limisphaerales bacterium. Protein-coding genes within it:
- a CDS encoding type II toxin-antitoxin system YafQ family toxin translates to MRTLRRTSRFKKDFKRAKRAGKPLAILEETLRLLQQGKPLPAARRDHALMGNLGDLRECHLAPDWLMVYQPTDDELVLVRLGSHSELFG